CCAGCCCAGTCACCCTTTGGATATCGTCAGTTCGCTAAGATATTGTTTTTAGTGGTTTAAATTCCTAGTTCAGCGCTGAACTCGTTTTTTCGAACGAACCGTATCGGGAACGACAATGCGTCTGTGACGCCCCTAATCTTCTAGCTTTTCGCTGACCGCGGCTTCGGCGAAGGTTGCCATGCCGGTGTGGGTGGCGACGGCGGCCTTGATCAGGTTGGCGGCAAGTGCCGCGCCCGAGGCCTCGCCCAGCCGCATGCCGAGATCCAAAAGCGGTGTTTTGCCCAAGGCCTGGACCAGGCGGGCGTGGGCTGTTTCGGCCGAACGGTGGGCCACCTGGCAATGATCGAGCGTGGTGGGTTCGAGGGCATGCAGGGGCGCCGCCGCGGCGCAGCTGACGAAGCCGTCGAGCAGCACCGGGACGCGATGCGCCCGCGCCGCCAATATGGCCCCGGCCATGGCCGCGATCTCGCGCCCGCCGAGACGGCGCAGGATATCGAAGCCGTCGCCCATCTCGGGCCGGTGCAGCGCCAGCGCCGCCTCCAGCACCTCGGCCTTGTGGCGCACGCCGGCGTCGTCGAGGCCGGTGCCGGGCCCGGCCCAGTCGGCAGCAGAGCCGCCGAACACGGCTTGGCTGAGCGCCGCCGCCGAGGTGGTGTTGCCGATGCCCATCTCGCCCAGGCACAGGAGATCGGCCCCGATGTCGACCTTGGCCGCCCCCAGCGCCAGCGCCTCGGCGCACTCCGCCTCGCTCATGGCCGGGCCCTGGCTGAAGTCGGCGGTCGGGCGTTCGAGCTCCAGGGCATGGACGCCGAGCGTCGCCCCGGCGATTTGGCAGAGCTGGTTGATGGCGGCGCCGCCGCCCTCGAAGTTGGCCACCATCTGCACCGTCACCTCGGCGGGAAAGGCCGAGATGCCCTGGGCGGTGATGCCGTGGTTGCCGGCGAAAACCAGGGCCTGGATGCGCTCGGCCCGGGGCGAGGCGCGGCCCTGCCAGGCGGCGGCCCAGATGGCCAGGTCCTCGAGGCGGCCCAGCGCACCCGGCGGTTTGGTCAACTCGGCGTTGCGCTGGCTCGCGGCCTCGGCGCTGGGCTCATGGGCGCCGGGCTGGTCGGCGATCATCCGGCGGAAGGGCTGGAAGGGCATGGGGTATCGCTCCTTGCGTACGCACAAGCTCGAGCCCCCCCGGACGAGGTGCTCTTATAAACCGAATCGGGCGGTGATATACCAGTCGAATGTGGCCCGGAAGACGAAAATGAACGAGCCTAAACGGATTGCGGTGCGGGACTGGCGCTGGGACTTGCGGGTGGCCGCGGCCTTCCTCACGCGGCTCCCCATCCGCCTGCCGGAGGGCTACCGGCCCAGCGACCTGGGCGGCGCCGCCCGCATGTTCCCGGTGGTCGGGCTCGGCATCGGGCTGGCGGCCGGGCTGATCTTCGCCGCCGGGCTGCACTACGGCCTGGGCCCGTTGCTGGCCGCCATCGCCGCCGTGGCGGCTCAGGTGGCGATAACGGGGGCGCTGCACGAGGATGGCCTGGGCGACCTGGCCGACGGCTTCGGCGGCGGCGCCACGCCGGAGAAAAAACTCGAAATCATGCGCGACAGCCGCATCGGTACCTACGCCTTGGTGACCGTGGTGCTGATGCTGGCCGGCCGCATCGCGGCGCTGGAGCAGCTCGACGACACCTTCGAGGCACTGGGCGCCCTGCTGGCCGCCGGCGCCGCCTCACGCGCCGCCATGGTCTGGCTGATGCACAGCCTCGAGCCGGTCCGGCCCGATGGCCTCGGCGCCGGCGCCGGCCGGCCCGAACTCAATAACGTTTTCATCGCCGCCGCCATCGCCGCCGCCGTGGCGCTCTTGGCGCTCGAGCCCCGCCTGGCCATAGCGGCTCTCGTGGGCAGCGCCATTGGCGCTTTCTTTGTTGCCACCATCGCCAAGCGCCAGATCGGCGGCCAGACCGGCGACGTGCTGGGGGCGTCGCAACAGGCGGCGGAGCTTTGTTGCTTGATTGCCGTGGTGCTGGCAAGTGCTTGGGGGTGAGGGGAAAAAAAGGGACTTCGCCCCTGAGCAAAGGACACTCGCCGTTAGGCAGACCGGAAGCGGGGCTTCCGGTCGCATGAAAAGCGTGGGGAGCCGCCGCCGAGTCTTATGGGACCCTCACCGGGCGGGCGCCTCCGCGCCCTTGGCCTCCGCCCCCCATAGGGGGGCGGCTTAGAGCCGATATCGCCGATACCATGTGTG
This sequence is a window from Alphaproteobacteria bacterium. Protein-coding genes within it:
- the cobS gene encoding adenosylcobinamide-GDP ribazoletransferase, whose product is MNEPKRIAVRDWRWDLRVAAAFLTRLPIRLPEGYRPSDLGGAARMFPVVGLGIGLAAGLIFAAGLHYGLGPLLAAIAAVAAQVAITGALHEDGLGDLADGFGGGATPEKKLEIMRDSRIGTYALVTVVLMLAGRIAALEQLDDTFEALGALLAAGAASRAAMVWLMHSLEPVRPDGLGAGAGRPELNNVFIAAAIAAAVALLALEPRLAIAALVGSAIGAFFVATIAKRQIGGQTGDVLGASQQAAELCCLIAVVLASAWG
- the cobT gene encoding nicotinate-nucleotide--dimethylbenzimidazole phosphoribosyltransferase yields the protein MIADQPGAHEPSAEAASQRNAELTKPPGALGRLEDLAIWAAAWQGRASPRAERIQALVFAGNHGITAQGISAFPAEVTVQMVANFEGGGAAINQLCQIAGATLGVHALELERPTADFSQGPAMSEAECAEALALGAAKVDIGADLLCLGEMGIGNTTSAAALSQAVFGGSAADWAGPGTGLDDAGVRHKAEVLEAALALHRPEMGDGFDILRRLGGREIAAMAGAILAARAHRVPVLLDGFVSCAAAAPLHALEPTTLDHCQVAHRSAETAHARLVQALGKTPLLDLGMRLGEASGAALAANLIKAAVATHTGMATFAEAAVSEKLED